A genome region from Actinobacillus arthritidis includes the following:
- the yfbV gene encoding terminus macrodomain insulation protein YfbV produces the protein MNTTLQAGQRYLATYPNQKKLSLFMPDYRLIRLVKLASRFMPAFACFAILWQYFFADPSQSILANAIITSLFALSLPYQGLYWLGKRATSPLPLSLLGWYQELKQKLINENKKVEDQAMPSYQDFANLLQLAEQTWGNEYFDKL, from the coding sequence ATGAACACGACTCTCCAAGCCGGACAACGCTATCTTGCTACCTATCCGAATCAAAAGAAGCTCTCACTGTTTATGCCTGATTATCGGCTAATTAGGTTAGTAAAACTTGCTTCTCGCTTTATGCCTGCTTTTGCTTGCTTTGCGATCTTATGGCAATACTTTTTTGCTGATCCGAGCCAATCCATTTTGGCTAATGCGATTATCACTTCACTCTTCGCATTAAGTTTACCCTATCAAGGACTCTATTGGTTAGGAAAACGGGCGACCTCACCTTTACCGCTTTCCCTGTTAGGCTGGTATCAAGAATTAAAACAAAAGCTGATTAATGAAAATAAAAAAGTCGAAGACCAAGCAATGCCCTCTTATCAAGATTTCGCCAATTTGCTACAACTTGCCGAACAAACTTGGGGTAATGAATATTTTGATAAGCTATAA
- the ttcA gene encoding tRNA 2-thiocytidine(32) synthetase TtcA, protein MNQDTQSANTQQEKKIAYNFNKLQKRLRRNVGNAIADFNMIEDGDKVMVCLSGGKDSYTLLDILLNLKLSAPIHFDIVAVNLDQKQPGFPEHILPEYLESIGVEYKIVEENTYGIVKEKIPEGKTTCSLCSRLRRGILYRTATELGATKIALGHHRDDMLETLFLNMFYGGKLKSMPPKLISDDGKQIVIRPLAYCKEKDIEKYSQAKQFPIIPCNLCGSQPNLQRQVVKEMLQTWDRQYPGRIETMFSAMQNITLSHLCDPSLFDFKGLKRGQVLDGVEGDIAFDKAEIPNQPFIQDEDEQADYSENGMIQFKEVQ, encoded by the coding sequence ATGAATCAAGATACTCAATCAGCTAATACTCAACAAGAAAAAAAGATTGCCTATAATTTCAATAAATTACAAAAACGTTTACGCCGTAATGTCGGTAATGCGATTGCCGATTTCAATATGATTGAAGACGGCGATAAAGTAATGGTATGTTTATCCGGCGGTAAAGACAGCTATACATTATTAGATATTCTGCTCAACCTCAAACTAAGTGCACCAATTCACTTCGATATTGTGGCGGTCAATTTAGACCAAAAACAACCGGGTTTTCCGGAGCATATTTTGCCTGAATATCTCGAGTCTATCGGAGTTGAATACAAAATTGTCGAAGAAAATACCTACGGCATTGTAAAAGAGAAAATTCCGGAAGGCAAAACCACTTGTTCACTTTGCTCTCGCTTACGTCGTGGGATTTTATATCGCACCGCCACCGAACTCGGTGCAACTAAAATTGCCCTTGGTCACCATCGTGACGATATGCTGGAAACCTTATTCTTAAATATGTTTTACGGCGGTAAACTCAAATCAATGCCGCCAAAACTCATTTCGGATGACGGTAAACAAATCGTGATTCGTCCGTTAGCGTACTGCAAAGAAAAAGATATTGAAAAATATTCGCAAGCCAAACAGTTCCCGATTATTCCGTGTAACCTATGCGGCTCTCAACCAAATTTACAACGCCAAGTTGTCAAAGAGATGCTTCAAACCTGGGATCGTCAATATCCGGGGCGAATCGAAACCATGTTTAGTGCAATGCAAAACATTACCCTTTCTCATCTTTGTGATCCGAGCCTGTTTGATTTTAAAGGCTTAAAACGCGGTCAAGTGTTAGATGGTGTGGAAGGCGATATTGCATTTGATAAAGCGGAAATTCCAAATCAGCCGTTCATTCAAGATGAAGACGAACAAGCTGATTACAGCGAAAATGGAATGATTCAATTTAAAGAAGTCCAATAA